In Musa acuminata AAA Group cultivar baxijiao chromosome BXJ2-3, Cavendish_Baxijiao_AAA, whole genome shotgun sequence, the following proteins share a genomic window:
- the LOC135585632 gene encoding protein PHOTOPERIOD-INDEPENDENT EARLY FLOWERING 1-like isoform X4, with protein sequence MKHSTLGPSDDLDDRDYTAASEEKDDETTLSEEEELAKKEEVNPLEEIKSLKEESEMPVEELLARYNKDLCIDDGMKKSDFSSSSTDDQLENKTQNLKMIDGEYQEDKSPYQNELDSSVYKEIKTDCDNIMDGRESEIIIADAAAAARSAQPTGNTFSTTKVRTKFPFLLKHPLREYQHIGLDWLVTMYEKRLNGILADEMGLGKTIMTIALLAHLACDKGIWGPHLIVVPTSVMLNWETEFLKWCPAFKILTYFGSAKERKLKRQGWLKPNYFHICITTYRLVIQDSKVFKRKKWKYLILDEAHLIKNWKSQRWQTLLNFNSKRRILLTGTPLQNDLMELWSLMHFLMPHIFQSHQEFKDWFCNPISGMVEGQEKVNKEVVDRLHNVLRPFILRRLKRDVEKQLPKKHEHVIYCRLSRRQRNLYEDFIASSETQATLASSNFFGMISVIMQLRKVCNHPDLFEGRPIVSSFDMAGMDMQLSSSICTIFSSSPFSKVDLCGLNFVFTQNDYCMTSWVKDEVNSIACPPNLIQRTWLEASGSLSFFQSRYELKRKIHGTNIFEEIQKALWEERVKHVKERAMSVAWWNSLQCQKKPVYGTDLRKLVTIKHPVFDILEQKNNPSCYMNFSSRLADIVLSPIERFQKILDLVECFMFAIPASRAPFPVCWCSKGRSPVFLQPAYKEKCREVFAPLLSAIRPAIVRRQVYFPDRRLIQFDCGKLQELAILLRRLKAEGHRALIFTQMTKMLDILEAFINLYGFTYMRLDGSTQPEERQTLMQRFNTNPKYFLFILSTRSGGVGINLVGADTVIFYDSDWNPAMDQQAQDRCHRIGQTREVHIYRLISESTIEENILKKANQKRALDDLVIQSGSYNMEFFKKLDPMELFSGHRSLRIESLQKGNSSTADCSANGMDALLSNADVEAAIKQAEDEADYMALKKLEQEEAVDNQEFTEDIIGRSEDDEPVNEDETKLDEKVAEEQNCCTSVSKENDVILCSSNMCEQKSLALGGEDEDMDMLADVKQMAAAAAAAGQASSSFENQLRPIDRYAMRFLELWDPIVDKSAIEYQAIVEEQEWELDRIEKFKDELEAEIDEDQEPFLYERWDADFATTAYRQHVEALAQQQLLEELECEAQLADDADDENDAFKNGTLDERKPKTKKKMKKTKFKSLKKGPLASDMEVVHEEPSLDDISVDDKVLSPDIISAGSPTRSPPRKKRKKVFAPSEDEENNLRKSIKKLKKASHSNHVVDFNKYGKHTMEATELKLGDGATESDLRPASRTKSGGKISIAYVPVKRVIMVKPERFRKRGPVWSKDCFPAPDIWSSQEDALLCAIVHEYGTNWSFISDTLNDIPCGGSYRGRFRHPVHCCERFRELFFKYVLSAMDSSNTEKITSSGSGKALLKVTEDQIRVLLNVTSELPDNELLLQKHFLAILSSVWRANCLLESYRSRTSSKINFCSNRRFSDSCGKSQRLTGKMNLASSRQSSKLVSTALTDVYKNHEDSAIVSNELGSQSVVDHVNLMLDFPSDEVNYDSVFPSTISLSIHVPELPQAANEPPGQFLLAESSCGIAENRFRLASEACFEGDSCGWASSAFPSSDTNRYRCGLKSQSLGKHKSGSDIIKPSKLKIQRTTEVQEDPSLVSKYVAQPRPTTLMESFDILDTGCDHSQWHAMDALEEPQFVDIVPHAYDPNFFSGLEEMEPLQDITDVG encoded by the exons atgaaacaTTCAACCCTTGGTCCAAGTGATGACTTG gaTGATAGAGATTACACTGCTGCAAGTGAGGAGAAG GATGATGAGACAACATTGTCTGAAGAGGAAGAGTTGGCAAAGAAGGAAGAAGTCAATCCGCTTGAGGAG ATAAAGTCACTGAAAGAAGAGAGTGAAATGCCCGTAGAAGAACTGCTTGCAAGGTACAACAAG GATTTATGCATTGACGATGGGATGAAGAAATCTGATTTTTCTTCCTCAAGCACTGATGATCAGCTGGAGAACAAAACTCAAAACCTCAAAATGATTGATGGTGAATATCAAGAGGACAAATCTCCATATCAAAATGAATTGGATTCTTCTGTTTATAAAGAGATAAAAACGGATTGTGATAACATAATGGATGGGAGGGAGAGTGAGATTATCATTGCCGATGCAGCAGCTGCTGCAAGATCAGCACAGCCGACTGGAAACACTTTCTCAACAACAAAAGTGCGGACAAAGTTCCCTTTCCTTCTGAAGCATCCTCTCCGTGAATACCAACACATTGGTCTAGATTGGCTGGTAACAATGTATGAAAAGAGGCTAAATGGAATTCTAGCAGATGAAATGGGCTTAGGGAAGACAATCATGACCATTGCTCTTCTTGCTCACCTAGCTTGTGACAAGGGAATATGGGGGCCTCATCTCATAGTGGTACCAACTAGTGTCATGCTCAATTGGGAGACTGAATTCCTTAAATGGTGTCCTGCATTCAAAATACTAACGTACTTTGGGAGTGCAAAGGAACGGAAGCTTAAACGACAGGGTTGGTTAAAACCTAATTACTTTCACATTTGCATTACTACTTACAGGCTTGTTATTCAGGATTCAAAAGTATttaagagaaagaaatggaaatACCTCATTCTGGACGAAGCACACTTGATAAAGAACTGGAAATCTCAGAGGTGGCAGACTCTACTGAATTTTAACTCAAAACGGCGAATTCTGTTGACTGGAACACCCTTGCAGAACGACCTTATGGAACTTTGGTCTTTGATGCATTTCTTAATGCCTCATATTTTTCAGTCTCATCAAGAATTTAAAGACTGGTTTTGCAACCCAATTTCGGGGATGGTGGAGGGCCAGGAGAAAGTTAACAAAGAAGTTGTTGACCGGTTGCATAATGTGCTTCGTCCTTTCATATTAAGACGTTTAAAAAGGGATGTGGAAAAACAACTCCCAAAGAAGCATGAACATGTCATATACTGTAGGCTTTCCAGAAGGCAGCGAAATTTGTATGAAGATTTTATTGCCAGCTCAGAAACTCAAGCAACATTAGCGAGTTCAAATTTTTTCGGGATGATTAGTGTTATAATGCAACTTCGTAAAGTTTGTAACCATCCAGATCTTTTTGAAGGCCGTCCAATTGTAAGTTCATTTGACATGGCTGGTATGGACATGCAATTGAGCTCTTCTATTTGTACAATCTTTTCTTCCAGCCCATTTTCAAAAGTTGATCTCTGTGGCTTAAATTTTGTATTTACACAAAATGATTATTGTATGACTTCATGGGTGAAGGATGAAGTCAACTCAATTGCTTGTCCCCCAAATTTAATCCAGCGTACTTGGCTTGAGGCTTCTGGCAGTCTTTCTTTTTTCCAAAGTAGATATGAGCTGAAGAGAAAAATTCATGGAACTAACATATTTGAAGAGATTCAGAAGGCCCTTTGGGAGGAAAGAGTGAAACATGTTAAAGAAAGAGCCATGTCCGTTGCATGGTGGAATTCCTTGCAGTGCCAGAAGAAGCCCGTATATGGAACTGATCTGAGGAAGCTTGTCACAATAAAACATCCGGTCTTTGACATTCTTGAGCAAAAGAATAATCCTTCATGTTACATGAACTTTTCATCGAGACTGGCAGATATAGTTCTTTCACCCATTGAACGCTTTCAGAAGATTCTTGATCTAGTTGAATGTTTCATGTTTGCAATTCCTGCTTCGCGTGCCCCCTTTCCTGTTTGCTGGTGCAGTAAAGGTAGATCTCCTGTTTTTCTGCAACCAGCATACAAGGAAAAATGCCGAGAGGTCTTTGCACCTTTATTATCAGCTATTAGGCCAGCCATTGTTCGGAGACAAGTTTATTTTCCTGACAGACGTCTAATACAGTTTGACTGTGGAAAGCTACAGGAGCTTGCAATATTGCTAAGACGATTGAAAGCAGAAGGCCACAGGGCTCTAATTTTTACTCAGATGACAAAGATGCTTGATATCTTGGAGGCTTTCATTAATTTGTATGGGTTCACCTACATGCGACTAGATGGATCTACACAGCCAGAAGAGAGACAGACACTGATGCAGCGTTTTAACACAAATCCAAAATACTTCCTGTTTATTTTGTCCACACGTAGCGGTGGTGTGGGGATCAACCTAGTTGGTGCCGATACAGTCATTTTTTATGATAGTGACTGGAATCCCGCGATGGACCAACAAGCTCAAGATAGATGCCATAGAATTGGGCAGACAAGGGAAGTGCACATTTATCGACTTATCAGTGAGAGTACCATTGAGGAAAACATCTTGAAGAAAGCAAACCAGAAGCGTGCACTTGATGATTTGGTTATACAGAGTGGTAGTTACAATATGGAGTTCTTTAAAAAGCTTGATCCAATGGAATTGTTCTCTGGCCATAGAAGTCTCAGAATTGAAAGTTTGCAGAAAGGAAACTCTAGCACTGCTGACTGTTCTGCTAATGGGATGGATGCCCTATTATCCAATGCAGATGTTGAAGCAGCTATTAAACAAGCAGAAGATGAAGCAGATTATATGGCCCTGAAAAAGTTAGAACAAGAAGAGGCTGTTGATAATCAAGAATTCACTGAAGATATCATTGGAAGATCAGAGGATGATGAGCCTGTTAATGAGGATGAGACCAAGCTTGATGAGAAAGTTGCTGAAGAGCAGAATTGCTGCACTTCAGTTAGCAAGGAAAATGACGTTATCTTATGCAGCAGTAATATGTGCGAACAAAAGTCTCTTGCATTAGGTGGGGAAGATGAAGATATGGACATGCTTGCTGATGTTAAGCAGatggctgcagcagcagcagcagctggacAAGCAAGTTCATCTTTTGAAAATCAGCTTCGTCCAATTGACAGATACGCGATGCGTTTTCTGGAACTTTGGGATCCTATAGTTGACAAATCTGCAATAGAGTATCAGGCAATTGTAGAAGAGCAAGAATGGGAGCTTGATCGAATTGAGAAATTTAAAGATGAACTAGAAGCTGAAATTGATGAAGATCAAGAGCCATTCTTATATGAAA GATGGGATGCCGATTTTGCAACCACAGCATATCGCCAGCATGTTGAAGCATTAGCTCAACAGCAG TTGTTGGAAGAACTAGAATGTGAAGCACAGTTAGCGGATGATGCAGATGATGAGAATGATGCTTTCAA GAATGGAACACTAGATGAACGGAAGCCtaagacaaaaaagaaaatgaagaagacAAAGTTCAAGTCTCTGAAGAAAGGGCCATTAGCTTCGGACATGGAAGTTGTTCATGAGGAACCATCACTAGATGACATATCTGTTGATGATAAAGTTCTTTCTCCAGATATTATCTCTGCTGGGTCACCAACACGCTCACCACCTAGAAAAAAGCGCAAGAAGGTTTTTGCTCCCTCAGAAGATGAAGAAAATAACTTGAGGAAAAGCATTAAGAAACTTAAGAAAGCTTCTCACAGTAACCATGTTGTTGATTTCAACAAGTATGGTAAACATACTATGGAAGCTACAGAATTGAAACTTGGAGACGGAGCTACCGAGTCTGATCTGAGACCTGCAAGCAGAACCAAATCTGGTGGAAAGATTTCCATCGCATATGTTCCAGTAAAACGTGTAATAATGGTGAAACCAGAAAGGTTTAGAAAGAGGGGACCAGTTTGGTCAAAAGATTGCTTTCCTGCTCCAGATATTTGGTCATCTCAGGAAGATGCTTTGTTGTGCGCAATCGTACATGAGTATGGCACTAATTGGAGCTTTATAAGTGACACACTTAATGATATTCCTTGTGGTGGATCTTACAGAGGAAGGTTTCGCCATCCTGTCCATTGTTGTGAGAGGTTTCGAGAACTGTTTTTTAAGTATGTTCTGTCTGCTATGGACAGTTCTAATACAGAAAAGATTACCTCTTCTGGATCTGGAAAGGCACTTCTAAAAGTGACTGAG GATCAAATACGTGTATTGCTGAATGTGACAAGTGAGCTTCCTGATAATGAATTGCTTCTTCAGAAACATTTCTTAGCAATTCTTTCTTCTGTATGGAGAGCAAATTGTCTCCTTGAGAGTTATCGAAGCAGGACATCTTCTAAAATTAATTTCTGTTCAAATAGGAGGTTCTCTGACTCTTGTGGTAAGTCTCAAAGATTGACTGGAAAGATGAACTTAGCCAGCTCGAGACAGTCAAGTAAGCTAGTATCCACGGCCCTTACTGATGTTTATAAGAATCACGAAGACTCAGCAATTGTTTCCAACGAGCTAGGTTCCCAATCTGTAGTTGACCATGTGAATCTGATGCTGGACTTTCCCAGTGATGAAGTGAATTATGACAGTGTTTTCCCCTCGACCATTAGTTTATCGATTCATGTTCCAGAACTGCCACAAGCAGCAAATGAACCTCCAGGGCAGTTTTTACTAGCAGAATCATCATGCGGGATTGCTGAAAATCGGTTCAG gCTGGCATCAGAAGCTTGCTTTGAGGGAGATAGTTGCGGATGGGCATCATcagcttttccttcatctgatacCAACAGATACAGATGTGGCTTGAAGTCGCAATCATTAGGCAAGCACAAATCTGGATCCGATATAATAAAGCCTTCCAAATTGAAAATTCAAAGAACTACAGAAGTGCAAGAAGACCCCAGTTTGGTTAGCAAATATGTTGCACAACCTCGACCAACAACACTCATGGAGTCTTTTGACATTTTGGACACGGGGTGTGACCATTCTCAGTGGCATGCCATGGATGCACTTGAAGAGCCACAATTTGTAGATATTGTACCCCATGCCTATGATCCAAACTTCTTTAGTGGCCTCGAGGAAATGGAACCACTGCAGGATATCACTGATGTTGGATGA